Proteins encoded in a region of the Fusobacterium sp. DD2 genome:
- a CDS encoding site-specific integrase, with amino-acid sequence MESKILPFFKKLKISEITPVVVRRWQNIILNAEKNGQKYSQTYIKTINNQLVAIFNYAVKFHNLKENPCHKAGSIGKKNAHEMNIWTVEEFDKFYKAIHNKPMISTGFYLLFWTGIRIGELLALTVGDIDFDKKTLRINKSYQRINGEDVITAPKTPKSIRTIDLSDDCIMLLADYLNKLYSPEEDTRLFNSTKHAFEKNIALYSKKANVKKIRVHDLRHSHASFLINNNVNILAIASRLGHEKIETTLNIYSHLYRSSYDYMIDVL; translated from the coding sequence ATCAAAAATATTGCCTTTTTTTAAAAAATTAAAGATAAGTGAAATAACTCCAGTAGTAGTCAGAAGATGGCAGAATATAATTCTCAATGCTGAAAAAAACGGTCAAAAATATAGCCAAACATATATAAAAACTATCAATAATCAGCTTGTTGCTATATTCAACTATGCCGTAAAATTTCACAATTTGAAAGAAAATCCATGTCACAAGGCTGGTTCAATCGGGAAAAAGAATGCTCATGAAATGAATATCTGGACTGTTGAAGAATTTGACAAATTTTATAAGGCCATACATAACAAACCAATGATTAGTACTGGTTTCTATTTATTATTTTGGACAGGTATAAGAATTGGCGAACTACTTGCACTCACAGTTGGAGATATTGACTTTGATAAAAAAACTCTAAGAATAAATAAATCATATCAAAGAATAAATGGAGAAGATGTGATTACTGCTCCTAAAACACCTAAATCAATAAGAACAATTGATTTATCTGATGATTGTATTATGCTTCTTGCTGATTACCTAAATAAATTATATTCTCCAGAGGAAGATACTAGATTATTTAATTCTACTAAACATGCTTTTGAAAAAAATATTGCTCTTTATTCTAAAAAAGCAAACGTCAAAAAAATAAGAGTACATGATTTACGACATAGCCATGCAAGTTTTTTAATAAATAACAATGTAAATATTTTAGCAATAGCTTCAAGACTAGGGCACGAAAAAATTGAAACAACTTTAAATATTTATTCCCATTTATATAGAAGTTCTTATGATTATATGATTGATGTTTTA